One window of the Novosphingobium aureum genome contains the following:
- a CDS encoding nuclear transport factor 2 family protein — MAIDMIAADFGIRQLHARFADAVWRQDAGEFAACWSREGWWKIAGLQMEGRAAIEVGCGALLGRCTRIHLVTGLPILEAAQEGDAVLGRLGMTEFAWMPDGTQFITFGQYHDRYVEQDGRWRFAERFWSFKYRGPIDLSAPLVDTPDYGVFPQRPGPDEATYVRKA, encoded by the coding sequence ATGGCCATCGACATGATCGCCGCCGATTTCGGCATCCGCCAGCTGCACGCCCGCTTTGCCGATGCGGTCTGGCGACAGGACGCGGGCGAGTTCGCGGCATGCTGGTCGCGCGAGGGGTGGTGGAAGATCGCCGGGCTGCAGATGGAAGGTCGCGCCGCGATCGAGGTGGGCTGCGGCGCATTGCTCGGACGCTGCACGCGCATCCACCTCGTGACCGGCTTGCCGATCCTCGAAGCGGCGCAGGAGGGCGATGCGGTGCTGGGCCGCCTCGGCATGACGGAATTCGCGTGGATGCCCGATGGCACCCAGTTCATCACCTTCGGGCAGTACCACGATCGCTACGTCGAGCAGGATGGGCGCTGGCGTTTTGCCGAACGCTTCTGGAGCTTCAAGTACCGCGGCCCGATCGACCTCTCGGCCCCGCTGGTCGACACGCCCGACTACGGGGTGTTCCCGCAGCGGCCCGGTCCGGACGAAGCGACATACGTGCGCAAGGCCTGA
- a CDS encoding FAD-dependent oxidoreductase: protein MSEATHSFEESFDWVVVGSGAGSFASALVMRAAGHSVLILEKTAFAGGTTAKSGGVMWIPANPFMLAEGEDDTLEKAETYLDALQELDGGAAPGTSRIKRRAYLENGPRAVDFLVAQGVALRRGPDFWPDYYDELPGGCKTSRTVVAEPFDTRQLGEMRKRLRKGFAEFNVLLGDAARMGHMRTNPDAKKMLLRVALRTVRDKLLGRSFTTAGAALQGRMFKAALEKGVEIRFDSAVTELVRGRDETGAERVTGVRVEGARGSGTVGARLGVLVNAGGFGKDQAMRDRYMPGTRAEWSLVPEGDTGDLHREMERIGAQLAQMDQMVGFQTTIAPGTENDYVLPGAQSLTGKPHAILVDQSGQRYMNEGGSYELYCETMLRRNESVPAIPSWAIFDRQFVEKYKVADKFIDKKIPKGWLEAGYLHKADTIEGLAASIGVEPAALGASVARWNGFVHAGHDADFARGERRYDGCHFVGDPYADDPARGTIEKGPFYAVPVVPGDVSTYGGAVTDEWARVLRPDGSVIAGLYATGTSTASVMGNVYAGAGSSIGPSLTFGFIAARHGAGLGNLA from the coding sequence GTGAGCGAGGCTACGCACAGCTTCGAGGAAAGCTTCGACTGGGTCGTCGTGGGCAGCGGCGCGGGCTCGTTCGCCTCGGCGCTGGTGATGCGCGCTGCGGGCCACTCGGTGCTGATCCTCGAGAAAACCGCCTTTGCCGGGGGCACCACGGCCAAGTCCGGCGGGGTGATGTGGATTCCCGCCAATCCCTTCATGCTGGCAGAGGGCGAGGACGATACGCTCGAGAAGGCGGAGACCTATCTCGACGCGCTGCAGGAACTGGACGGCGGGGCCGCGCCGGGAACCTCGCGGATCAAGCGGCGCGCCTATCTCGAGAACGGGCCGCGGGCGGTGGATTTCCTCGTCGCACAAGGCGTAGCCCTGAGGCGCGGGCCCGATTTCTGGCCCGACTACTACGACGAGCTCCCCGGTGGCTGCAAGACGAGCCGCACCGTAGTGGCCGAGCCTTTCGACACCAGGCAGCTGGGCGAGATGCGCAAGCGTCTGCGCAAGGGTTTTGCCGAGTTCAACGTCCTGCTCGGCGATGCCGCGAGGATGGGTCACATGCGCACCAATCCCGATGCGAAGAAGATGCTGCTGCGTGTCGCGCTGCGCACCGTGCGCGACAAGTTGCTGGGCCGTTCCTTCACCACGGCAGGGGCGGCGTTGCAGGGGCGCATGTTCAAGGCGGCGCTCGAGAAGGGTGTCGAGATACGCTTCGACAGCGCTGTTACCGAGCTTGTGCGCGGGCGCGACGAGACCGGAGCCGAACGGGTTACCGGGGTGCGGGTCGAGGGCGCGCGCGGGTCCGGCACCGTGGGTGCGCGGCTCGGCGTCCTGGTCAATGCCGGGGGCTTCGGCAAGGATCAGGCGATGCGCGATCGCTACATGCCCGGCACCCGCGCCGAGTGGAGCCTCGTGCCCGAGGGCGATACCGGAGACCTGCACCGCGAGATGGAGCGGATCGGCGCGCAGCTCGCACAGATGGACCAGATGGTCGGTTTCCAGACCACCATCGCGCCGGGGACCGAGAACGACTACGTCCTGCCCGGCGCGCAGAGCCTGACCGGCAAGCCCCACGCGATCCTTGTCGACCAGTCGGGGCAGCGCTACATGAACGAGGGCGGCTCCTACGAGCTTTACTGCGAGACCATGCTGCGCCGGAATGAAAGCGTTCCGGCCATACCGAGCTGGGCGATCTTCGACCGCCAGTTCGTCGAGAAGTACAAGGTCGCCGACAAGTTCATCGACAAGAAGATCCCCAAGGGCTGGCTGGAAGCGGGCTACCTGCACAAGGCCGATACCATCGAGGGCCTTGCCGCGAGCATCGGCGTCGAGCCGGCCGCGCTTGGTGCCAGCGTCGCGCGCTGGAACGGCTTCGTGCATGCCGGCCACGATGCCGACTTCGCGCGGGGCGAGCGGCGCTACGACGGGTGCCACTTCGTCGGCGATCCCTATGCCGATGACCCGGCGCGCGGAACCATCGAGAAGGGCCCGTTCTACGCGGTGCCGGTCGTGCCGGGAGACGTCAGTACCTATGGCGGCGCGGTGACGGACGAATGGGCGCGTGTGCTGCGCCCCGACGGTTCGGTGATCGCCGGGCTCTATGCCACCGGCACCTCGACCGCCTCGGTCATGGGCAATGTCTATGCCGGCGCAGGTTCGAGCATCGGGCCCTCGCTGACCTTCGGTTTCATCGCCGCGCGCCATGGTGCCGGTCTTGGCAACTTGGCCTGA
- a CDS encoding FAS1-like dehydratase domain-containing protein yields the protein MATQTFDTSDIDQYLGKPIESSQLREPIAANDVRRWVHAMHYPNRLHYDPDFAAESRFAGLIAPQSFAIACDDGHGAAPACVGRIPESHLLFGGDEWFFNDVKIRPGDRISVLRVPFDYTVKETGFAGPTCFQRGDNIYTNQHGEEIATQRSTTIRYSAAAGGASTDLSNAEDPVWSADDLEALEKRKFTWIEALHDLGHKERWWDDVTVGDVLPERVFGPHSLASFATEWRAFYMSIWGAIKFRKQDLEAMGFTREMAGYENDPDMVLVNPEITDGAYYGPSRGHLNPEWARRIGMPRGYGYGASMGSWITDFLAGWAGEHGRVVHSLANYRGPALTGDVTIQTAEVTDKTVEADGTHLVHVKHRMANQLGTVMASGSAKIALPKKPG from the coding sequence TTGGCTACGCAGACCTTCGATACCAGCGACATCGACCAGTACCTCGGCAAGCCGATCGAGAGTTCGCAGCTGCGTGAGCCGATCGCGGCCAATGACGTGCGCCGCTGGGTTCACGCGATGCACTACCCCAACCGCCTGCACTACGATCCCGACTTTGCCGCAGAGAGCCGGTTCGCAGGCCTGATCGCGCCGCAGAGCTTTGCCATCGCCTGCGACGACGGCCACGGCGCGGCGCCTGCCTGCGTCGGGCGCATTCCCGAATCGCACCTGCTGTTCGGCGGCGACGAATGGTTCTTCAACGATGTGAAGATCCGTCCCGGCGACCGGATCTCGGTGCTGCGCGTGCCGTTCGACTATACCGTCAAGGAAACCGGCTTCGCGGGGCCGACCTGTTTCCAGCGCGGTGACAACATCTACACCAACCAGCATGGCGAGGAGATCGCCACCCAGCGCTCGACCACGATCCGCTACAGCGCGGCAGCGGGCGGGGCGAGCACCGACCTCAGCAATGCCGAGGACCCGGTGTGGAGCGCGGACGATCTCGAGGCGCTCGAGAAGCGCAAGTTCACCTGGATCGAGGCGCTCCACGATCTCGGGCACAAGGAGCGCTGGTGGGATGACGTGACCGTTGGCGACGTGCTCCCCGAGCGGGTCTTCGGCCCGCACAGCCTCGCCAGCTTCGCGACCGAATGGCGCGCGTTCTACATGTCGATCTGGGGTGCGATAAAGTTTCGCAAGCAGGACCTCGAGGCGATGGGCTTCACCCGCGAGATGGCGGGCTACGAGAACGACCCCGACATGGTTCTGGTCAACCCCGAGATCACCGACGGCGCCTACTACGGCCCCTCGCGCGGACACCTCAATCCCGAGTGGGCGCGTCGTATCGGCATGCCGCGCGGCTATGGATACGGCGCCTCGATGGGCTCGTGGATCACCGATTTCCTCGCCGGATGGGCGGGCGAGCATGGCCGCGTGGTGCATTCGCTGGCGAATTATCGCGGTCCGGCGCTGACCGGCGATGTCACCATCCAGACCGCCGAGGTGACCGACAAGACCGTCGAGGCCGACGGCACGCACCTCGTTCACGTCAAACACCGCATGGCAAACCAGCTCGGCACGGTCATGGCCAGCGGGAGCGCGAAGATCGCGCTTCCGAAGAAGCCGGGCTGA
- a CDS encoding class I adenylate-forming enzyme family protein, giving the protein MSEIANEHDSEAIAALAGVCHRTLCCEGPAIRFEGAWIGWDAIRALAASLDTALERAGVARDAPVAFAPRNSPASLAAFLPLLGSGRRIRMLYPFQSGEALAGQLAATGAAALVMEARDFCAPVVAELQARGMAGIALPGDGTLSGEGAAVLEGAASCTTAGTSGAPAIEILTSGTTGQPKPFAIGHRVVLGYVRQGEALANARAAGARAHDPPPTLLCFPLSNISGLYSLAMSFLRGAPVVLLERFSVAAWRDYVVEYRPAAGGAPPAALAMILEQGIAREDLASLASFSTGAAPVDPAVRQRFEETYGIPVLQTYGATEFGGPVTAMSLDLLREFGADKAQSVGRPFGGARLRIRREADGALAAAGEVGLVEVVSPRMGPEWIATSDLGLLDGDGFLFLRGRADGAVMRGGFKIVPETVEQVLRAHPQVAEACLVGLPDERLHELPVAAVVPRDRAAPPSIEALDAHARQHLAATQVPARWALVDALPRTVSFKTDRAAVRALCAAQAVSPCR; this is encoded by the coding sequence ATGAGCGAGATCGCAAACGAGCACGATAGCGAGGCCATCGCGGCGCTTGCCGGGGTCTGTCACAGGACGCTTTGCTGCGAGGGTCCGGCGATCCGGTTCGAAGGGGCATGGATCGGATGGGACGCGATCCGCGCGCTGGCCGCGTCGCTCGACACCGCGCTGGAAAGGGCGGGTGTCGCCCGGGATGCGCCGGTCGCCTTCGCCCCGCGCAACAGCCCGGCCTCACTCGCCGCCTTCCTGCCGCTGCTCGGCTCGGGCCGACGCATCCGGATGCTCTATCCCTTCCAGTCGGGCGAGGCGCTCGCCGGGCAACTGGCGGCAACCGGGGCGGCGGCGCTGGTGATGGAGGCGCGCGACTTTTGTGCGCCGGTCGTAGCCGAGCTGCAGGCGCGGGGCATGGCCGGGATCGCCTTGCCGGGCGACGGAACGCTGTCGGGTGAAGGTGCGGCAGTGCTCGAGGGGGCCGCGAGCTGCACCACTGCGGGCACCTCGGGGGCGCCCGCGATCGAGATCCTGACGAGCGGCACGACCGGGCAGCCCAAGCCTTTTGCGATCGGGCACCGAGTCGTGCTCGGCTACGTTCGGCAAGGGGAAGCGCTTGCCAATGCGCGAGCGGCCGGGGCTCGGGCGCACGATCCGCCGCCGACGCTGCTGTGTTTTCCGCTCAGCAATATCTCGGGGCTCTATTCCCTGGCGATGAGTTTCCTTCGCGGCGCGCCGGTGGTGCTGCTCGAGCGCTTCAGTGTCGCGGCCTGGCGTGACTATGTCGTCGAGTACAGGCCTGCTGCCGGTGGCGCTCCGCCTGCGGCGCTGGCGATGATCCTCGAGCAGGGCATCGCGCGCGAGGACCTCGCATCGCTCGCCTCGTTCTCGACCGGGGCGGCCCCGGTCGATCCCGCGGTGCGCCAGCGCTTCGAGGAAACCTACGGGATCCCTGTCCTACAGACTTACGGCGCGACCGAGTTCGGCGGGCCGGTCACGGCGATGTCGCTCGACCTGCTGCGCGAATTCGGCGCGGACAAGGCGCAAAGCGTGGGCCGCCCCTTCGGGGGTGCGAGGCTGCGCATCCGCAGGGAGGCAGACGGCGCGCTGGCCGCAGCGGGCGAGGTGGGGCTGGTCGAGGTGGTATCGCCGCGCATGGGGCCCGAATGGATCGCGACCTCTGACCTTGGCCTGCTAGATGGCGACGGGTTCCTGTTCCTGCGCGGACGCGCCGACGGCGCGGTGATGCGCGGCGGCTTCAAGATCGTCCCCGAAACGGTCGAGCAGGTGCTGCGCGCCCATCCGCAAGTTGCCGAGGCCTGTCTCGTCGGGCTGCCCGACGAACGGTTGCACGAACTGCCGGTGGCGGCGGTGGTGCCGCGTGACCGCGCTGCGCCGCCCAGCATCGAGGCACTCGATGCGCACGCCCGCCAGCATCTCGCCGCAACGCAGGTTCCCGCGCGCTGGGCGCTGGTCGATGCGCTGCCGCGCACTGTCTCGTTCAAGACAGACCGCGCCGCAGTGCGCGCCCTGTGCGCCGCGCAGGCGGTATCGCCGTGCCGATAA
- a CDS encoding NAD(P)H-dependent amine dehydrogenase family protein, translating into MMGEPAMKPLKIVQWTTGKVGTCALRAILDDPRLTLLGVYAYSAEKAGRDAGSLCGRPDCGVLASDDVEALIALSPDAVVYTPFMADLDHLESLLRAGIDVVSTNLLLNCGGLVGATRERLEAACAAGGSSLLVTGVNPGWINHVTASLTAVCRELDCVTIAESTDVSNYASKETWDAMGIGRSETDAQVLAVAQGAMVSFRDAALGLARSLGLELDELDFTIEHARAARDVDLGFMQIAQGSYGALRSAWVGRIDGKPVVTTSVAWYLTPALEEDWHFDDEHYHVSITGEPGVDVRIRFVAPQWSGGDWSVLTALPAVNAIGEVVCARPGILGLEDIGLVAAPAGEWRKASAAG; encoded by the coding sequence ATGATGGGAGAGCCAGCGATGAAACCGCTCAAGATCGTTCAATGGACGACCGGCAAGGTCGGCACTTGCGCCTTGCGTGCCATACTCGACGATCCACGCCTCACGCTGCTCGGCGTCTACGCCTATTCCGCCGAGAAGGCCGGACGCGATGCCGGCAGCCTGTGCGGCCGGCCCGACTGCGGCGTGCTTGCCAGCGACGACGTCGAAGCGCTGATCGCACTTTCCCCGGACGCGGTGGTCTACACCCCGTTCATGGCCGATCTCGACCATCTCGAAAGCCTGCTGCGCGCCGGGATCGACGTCGTCAGCACCAACCTGCTGCTCAATTGTGGCGGCCTTGTCGGTGCGACCCGCGAACGGCTCGAGGCGGCCTGTGCGGCAGGAGGTTCATCGCTGCTGGTGACCGGGGTCAACCCGGGCTGGATCAACCACGTCACAGCCTCGCTGACGGCGGTATGCCGCGAGCTCGATTGCGTCACCATCGCCGAATCCACTGACGTCTCCAACTACGCCTCGAAGGAGACCTGGGACGCGATGGGCATCGGGCGCAGCGAGACCGATGCGCAAGTGCTCGCCGTGGCACAAGGCGCGATGGTCTCGTTCCGCGATGCCGCGCTGGGCCTTGCCCGCTCGCTCGGGCTCGAACTCGACGAACTCGATTTCACCATCGAACACGCTCGCGCGGCCCGCGACGTCGATCTTGGCTTCATGCAGATCGCACAAGGCAGCTACGGGGCATTGCGCTCGGCATGGGTGGGGCGGATCGACGGCAAGCCGGTCGTCACGACCAGCGTCGCCTGGTACCTGACGCCCGCGCTCGAAGAGGACTGGCACTTCGACGACGAGCATTACCACGTCTCTATCACCGGCGAGCCGGGCGTCGATGTGCGGATCAGGTTCGTCGCCCCGCAATGGAGCGGCGGCGACTGGAGCGTGCTCACCGCCCTGCCCGCGGTCAACGCGATCGGCGAGGTCGTGTGCGCGCGGCCCGGCATCCTCGGGCTTGAGGACATCGGCCTGGTCGCCGCACCAGCAGGCGAATGGCGCAAGGCCAGCGCCGCCGGCTGA
- a CDS encoding S41 family peptidase — protein MRPVLVTPLLALSLVLGACGGGDGGSGTVANGGGSATPTPSPTPTPTSSACSLSERQAWALAALQEWYLFPDQLDSSVDPDAYTDLQSYIDALVAPARAQSKDRYFTYVTSIEEENAYYSSGETAGLGVRLGFDYSAGRLFVIEAYESGPAYPLGFDRGTEIVSIGTSPANLQTVSSLFASGGIDAVSAAMGGSAAGTTRTFQIRQLDSSLSTVSVTKRNFELAPLSPRYGYKVMTSNGRRYGYVNLRTFVDTAEPALREAFAEFRAQGVTEVVVDLRYNGGGLISVAETFSNLLNRGRSGAVMSYTRFRDSKSDYNETAYFSAENSAIAATRVAFIGTGSTASSSELVMNAQKPYLPNDVALIGDNTYGKPVGQIGLDYSACDDRLRVVALRTENAANEGDYYTGLASTYPATCRAVDNIGYQLGDAADPMVMAASGFLSGASCTAIGAAPGGIATQSVRSAATRRPLEAQDPNFAQRELPGLF, from the coding sequence ATGCGCCCCGTCCTGGTCACGCCATTGCTTGCCCTCTCGCTCGTGCTGGGTGCTTGCGGCGGAGGCGATGGCGGTTCGGGCACCGTTGCGAACGGGGGAGGCAGCGCCACGCCGACGCCGAGCCCCACGCCCACGCCGACCAGCAGCGCCTGCTCGCTGTCCGAGCGACAGGCCTGGGCGCTCGCTGCCCTGCAGGAATGGTATCTCTTCCCCGACCAGCTCGACAGCTCGGTCGATCCCGATGCCTACACCGACCTGCAAAGCTACATCGACGCGCTCGTCGCGCCCGCTCGGGCGCAGTCGAAGGACCGCTACTTCACGTACGTGACCTCGATCGAGGAAGAAAACGCCTACTATTCCTCGGGCGAGACCGCGGGTCTGGGCGTGCGGCTGGGCTTCGACTATTCCGCGGGGCGTCTCTTCGTGATCGAGGCCTACGAGAGCGGCCCTGCCTATCCGCTCGGCTTCGACCGTGGCACCGAGATCGTCTCGATCGGCACCAGCCCCGCCAACCTGCAGACGGTGTCATCGCTCTTTGCCAGCGGCGGCATCGATGCCGTCAGCGCGGCGATGGGTGGTTCGGCAGCGGGCACCACCCGCACCTTCCAGATCCGCCAGCTCGACAGTTCCCTCTCGACCGTCAGCGTCACCAAGCGCAATTTCGAGCTCGCCCCGCTCTCGCCGCGCTATGGCTACAAGGTCATGACCAGCAATGGCCGGCGCTACGGCTACGTCAACCTGCGGACCTTCGTCGATACCGCCGAGCCGGCCTTGCGCGAAGCCTTTGCAGAGTTCCGCGCCCAGGGCGTCACCGAGGTCGTGGTCGATCTTCGCTATAACGGCGGCGGGCTGATCTCGGTCGCGGAAACCTTCTCGAACCTGCTCAACCGCGGACGTTCGGGCGCGGTCATGAGCTATACCCGGTTCCGCGATTCCAAGTCGGATTACAACGAGACGGCCTATTTCAGCGCTGAGAACTCGGCCATCGCGGCGACCCGCGTCGCCTTTATCGGCACCGGCAGCACCGCATCGTCCAGCGAACTGGTGATGAACGCGCAAAAGCCCTACCTGCCCAACGACGTGGCGCTGATCGGCGACAACACTTACGGCAAGCCGGTCGGCCAGATCGGGCTCGACTATTCCGCCTGCGACGATCGCCTGCGCGTGGTCGCCCTGCGCACCGAGAACGCGGCCAACGAAGGCGACTACTATACAGGGCTAGCCAGCACCTATCCCGCGACCTGCCGCGCCGTCGACAACATCGGCTACCAGCTCGGCGATGCCGCCGATCCCATGGTCATGGCCGCAAGCGGGTTCCTGAGCGGAGCCAGCTGCACCGCGATCGGCGCGGCCCCGGGCGGCATCGCCACCCAGTCGGTCAGGTCTGCCGCGACGCGCAGGCCGCTCGAGGCACAGGACCCCAACTTCGCCCAGCGCGAGTTGCCGGGGCTGTTCTGA
- a CDS encoding demethoxyubiquinone hydroxylase family protein codes for MALVARLKSGEALGDRVLKVDHAGEHGAVCIYTAQIWLARWRAPDMVNELAHFRDHERGHRARFGAVLEARGLRRCRSYHLCAIGGFALGMATGLLGRGAIAATTVAVERVVLRHLHEQIEALEAVDGEATFALRQIIAEEQQHHDISAARTSVGSRCFKVVNAIVAASTEAVIWLGMRL; via the coding sequence ATGGCACTTGTTGCACGACTTAAGTCTGGCGAGGCTCTTGGCGACAGGGTGTTGAAAGTCGACCACGCCGGAGAGCACGGCGCGGTATGCATCTACACGGCCCAAATCTGGCTAGCGCGCTGGCGGGCGCCAGACATGGTGAACGAACTTGCCCATTTCCGCGATCATGAACGAGGTCACCGTGCTCGATTTGGTGCCGTCCTCGAGGCTCGCGGACTACGAAGATGCCGAAGCTATCACTTGTGCGCGATTGGCGGCTTTGCACTTGGCATGGCTACGGGGCTGCTTGGCCGAGGTGCAATTGCAGCGACGACTGTCGCCGTTGAGCGGGTCGTCCTTCGCCATCTCCATGAACAAATTGAGGCGCTTGAGGCGGTCGATGGCGAAGCGACATTTGCGCTGCGTCAGATCATCGCGGAAGAACAGCAGCACCACGACATATCAGCTGCCCGCACATCAGTTGGATCGCGATGTTTCAAGGTCGTCAACGCGATTGTCGCCGCCTCGACAGAAGCTGTTATCTGGCTCGGGATGCGGCTTTAG
- a CDS encoding SMP-30/gluconolactonase/LRE family protein, whose amino-acid sequence MSAGDLHEIWRGDIAQPVGLAWLDAAGSLLVCDPAGGRIASLDPASRAMAFLGVPGSPSFCFPTSEGELLIGNGADLVRIDGEGRSALEIRIDMPAHLATASATVDALGRLWFVARDRRAGGEGRVYRYHDARMVPSLFDRTRPGGLAVSADGRTLFHANGPARTIEAYRVSPAAALSAGEPRFSLPASSGEPQDMALDGTGALWVALSGSSDAQAALVRLAPDGAVLDEIAVPASAVSAIAFGGEGLRTLFVAVPGAILALPVTVPGVPLVPVRLGHTDLGLIEDDDH is encoded by the coding sequence ATGAGCGCGGGCGACCTGCACGAGATCTGGCGCGGCGACATCGCGCAGCCGGTCGGTCTGGCATGGCTCGATGCGGCGGGCAGCCTGCTGGTCTGCGATCCGGCGGGCGGGCGCATCGCCAGTCTCGATCCGGCGAGCAGGGCCATGGCGTTTCTCGGCGTCCCCGGTTCTCCCAGCTTCTGCTTTCCCACTAGCGAGGGCGAATTGCTGATCGGCAACGGCGCGGATCTCGTGCGCATCGACGGGGAGGGCCGCAGCGCGCTCGAAATCCGCATCGACATGCCCGCACACCTCGCCACCGCCAGCGCCACGGTCGATGCGCTCGGCCGCCTGTGGTTCGTCGCGCGCGACCGGCGTGCGGGCGGGGAGGGGCGCGTCTATCGCTACCATGATGCGCGCATGGTGCCTTCGCTGTTTGACCGCACGCGTCCGGGCGGGCTCGCGGTCTCGGCAGACGGGCGCACGCTGTTCCACGCCAATGGACCCGCGCGCACGATCGAGGCCTACCGCGTGAGCCCTGCCGCAGCGCTCTCGGCTGGCGAGCCGCGCTTCAGTTTGCCCGCCTCTTCGGGCGAGCCGCAGGACATGGCGCTCGACGGCACAGGAGCCTTGTGGGTGGCGCTTTCGGGCAGCTCCGATGCGCAGGCCGCATTGGTGCGGCTGGCACCCGACGGCGCGGTTCTGGACGAGATCGCGGTTCCCGCCAGCGCGGTGAGCGCGATTGCCTTTGGCGGCGAAGGGCTGCGCACGCTGTTCGTCGCCGTTCCGGGAGCGATCCTTGCCCTCCCGGTGACGGTCCCCGGCGTGCCGCTGGTGCCGGTCAGGCTCGGCCACACGGATCTGGGCCTGATCGAGGATGACGATCACTAG
- a CDS encoding NAD(P)H-dependent flavin oxidoreductase, whose translation MALRTRITEMLGIEHPIVQGGMMWVGRAELASAVSNAGGLGILTALTQPSPDDLRREIERCRSMTDKPFGVNLTILPSVSPPPYAEYRKAIIDSGVKIVETAGYKPQEHVDHFKEHGITVLHKCTAVRHALSAQRMGVDVISIDGFECAGHPGEDDIPGLILIPAAADQVTIPMLASGGIGDGRGLAAALALGAEGVNMGTRFCATVEAPIHDNIKRFIVENDERGTNLIFRKFKNTGRVARNGVSDEVVRISAEPGSAFADIQPLVSGARGRTALESGDINAGLVWAGQVQGLIKDIPTCAELLARMVRDAERIVRERLAGMIAEPVA comes from the coding sequence ATGGCTCTGAGAACCCGGATTACCGAAATGCTCGGCATCGAGCACCCGATCGTGCAGGGCGGGATGATGTGGGTCGGGCGCGCCGAGCTGGCGAGCGCGGTCTCGAACGCAGGCGGGCTGGGCATCCTCACCGCGCTGACCCAGCCCAGCCCCGACGACCTGCGCCGCGAGATCGAGCGCTGCCGGTCGATGACCGACAAGCCCTTTGGCGTGAACCTCACCATCCTGCCCTCGGTCAGTCCGCCGCCTTACGCCGAATACCGCAAGGCGATCATCGACAGCGGGGTCAAGATTGTCGAGACCGCGGGTTACAAGCCGCAGGAGCACGTCGACCACTTCAAGGAGCACGGCATCACCGTGCTGCACAAGTGCACCGCGGTGCGCCACGCGCTCTCGGCGCAGCGCATGGGCGTCGACGTGATCTCGATCGACGGTTTCGAATGCGCAGGCCATCCCGGCGAGGACGACATTCCCGGGCTGATCCTGATCCCGGCCGCCGCCGACCAAGTGACCATCCCGATGCTCGCGAGCGGGGGCATCGGCGATGGTCGCGGGCTTGCCGCCGCGCTCGCGCTGGGAGCGGAAGGGGTCAACATGGGCACGCGCTTCTGCGCTACGGTGGAGGCCCCCATCCACGACAACATCAAGCGCTTCATCGTCGAGAACGACGAGCGCGGCACCAACCTCATTTTCCGCAAGTTCAAGAACACCGGGCGCGTCGCGAGAAACGGCGTCTCCGACGAGGTCGTGCGCATCTCGGCGGAGCCGGGCAGCGCGTTCGCGGATATCCAGCCACTCGTCTCGGGCGCACGCGGCCGCACCGCGCTGGAAAGCGGCGACATCAATGCCGGGCTGGTCTGGGCCGGGCAGGTGCAAGGCCTGATCAAGGACATCCCCACCTGCGCCGAGCTGCTCGCGCGCATGGTCCGCGATGCCGAGCGCATTGTGCGCGAGCGGCTGGCAGGCATGATCGCCGAGCCGGTGGCGTGA